One Heptranchias perlo isolate sHepPer1 unplaced genomic scaffold, sHepPer1.hap1 HAP1_SCAFFOLD_191, whole genome shotgun sequence genomic window, ccaaggcttcttcgacatcacctcccaaacccgcgacctctaccaccaagaaggacaagagcagcaggcgcatgggaacaacaccacctgcacgttcccctccaagtcacacaccatcccgacttggaaatatatcggccgttccttcatcgtcgctgggtcaaaatcctggaactcccttcctaacagcactgtgggaaaaccgtcaccacacagactgcaacggttcaagaaggcggctcaccaccaccttctcaagggcaattagggatgggcaataaatgccggccttgccaatgacgccaacgtcccgtgaacgaataaaaaaaaattatccagttcctttttgaaagccccaattgaatctgcttccaccatgctttcaggcattgcattccagatcacagcatctcgctgtttgaaaagtttttcctcatcttggactcttttgccaatcaccttaaatgtctgtcctctggttctcgacccttccgccaatgggaacagtttctctttatttactttatctaaatccttcatgatttcgaacacttctatcaaatctcctcgcaaccatctctgttccaaggagaacaaccccagcttctccagtctatccccatacctgaagtccctcatccctggaaccattctagtaaatgtcttctgcaccctctctaaggccttcacatctttcctaaagtgcgttgcccagaactggacacaattctccagttgtggccgaaccagtgttttataaaggttcatcctgacttccatacttttgtactctctgcctctatttataaagcccaggatcccgtatgcttttttaaccactttctcaacctgccctgccaccttctacgatttgtgcacatatacccccagatctctgttcctgtaccccttttggagttgtgccctctagtttattttgcctctcctcgttcttcctgccaaaatgtatcacttcacacttctctgcgttaaatttcatctgccacgtgtccgcccattccaccagcctgtctataccctcttgaagtctatcactatcctcctcactgatcactacccttccaaattttgagtcatctgcaaattttgaaattgtgccctgtacacccaagtccaagtctttaatatatatcaagaaaagcagtggtccttggggaacatcactgtgcaCCTGGAGTAATATAACTGGACTCTCTGCCGCTGGGGTAAATCAGGTGGGAAATCCCCCAGTACTCCTGCTCTCGATggcgatccagtgacccaggcaTCGGGTGAGATCACCATGGGGGAACTCCACATACTCAGACTCAAGGCTTCGACTCTTGGGCAGCATACTGGAGGCAAGTggggagtgtggaactgaaccacagTCCGAATCAGCACTTTAAGGGGAGCAAGAGAGAAAATTTGCAGAGGAGAAAAGAAACAGTGGGAGACCAGGCGATGAGTCTCAAACAatgagcacagagagagggagagtgtgtgggacggggatttacagtctgggagaacaagagaggaaagaatgttccatagaaactagaattgtctgttctgaatttctatcctgtatttacagtgaggacttttgtaaactttacggacaggaaactcaaaccaaagatctgacaaagtcactcgattcatcaggacctgaatatcatcggcctttgaatgtggaaggagaaatgtttctctattgtgtctgtgggaaaagatttcaaacatcagtgtgagtgggaaatcaccgagactctcagacccgagtgagagtgttccaatgcactgagtgtggaaagagctttaaccagttacacagcctgaaaaaacatcgcaccattcacagcggggagaaaccgtccacgtgttctgtgtgtggacgaggcttcaactgatcgtccaacctggagagacacaaggacacccagaccacggagaaaccgtggaaatgtggggactgtgggaagggattcaattacccataccagctggaaactcatcgacgcagtcacaccggggagaggccattcatctgctctgtgtgtgggaagggattcactcagtcatcccacctgctgacacaccagcgagttcacactggggagaggccgttcacctgctccgtttgtgggaagggattcactcactcATCCCCACTCCGAACACATCAGcttattcacactggggagagaccttttaaatgctctgaatGTGGGGACAGCTTTAAAAGCTCTGCAGAGCTGGTGaggcaccagcgagttcacaccggggagagaccgttcacctgctccgtgtgtgggaagggattcactcagtcatctgaccttctgacacaccagcgagttcacaccggggagaggccgttcacctgctctgtgtgtgagaagggATTCACTCTGGTCggcaacctgctgagacaccagcgagtccacactggggagaggccgttcatctgctccgtgtgtaggAAGGGTTTCACTCAGCACTCCAgcttgctgacacaccagcgacttcacactggggagaggccgttcacctgctccgtgtgtgggaagggattcactcagtcatcccacctgcagtcacaccagcgagttcacaagtgactgcaggggttggattctgctgttaatcacatccaggactgaaccatgttcattctgagagttggggtttgtttctgatgttaataacccctataactgggctggagtttaatattctggatatactgttataaactggatagcctggtggtgaagaatggaatactggagcctggtcttcagttgcttccaagcctctattcacagagatcccccaCACCctggatcagctctcttataaatggatacaagagagttcccaattgatgcgCACCCCCTGAATACAaggaacactaattgatataaatcacaatgatacaattaacatatacattcaataaatcagcttt contains:
- the LOC137309920 gene encoding zinc finger protein 229-like translates to HKDTQTTEKPWKCGDCGKGFNYPYQLETHRRSHTGERPFICSVCGKGFTQSSHLLTHQRVHTGERPFTCSVCGKGFTHSSPLRTHQLIHTGERPFKCSECGDSFKSSAELVRHQRVHTGERPFTCSVCGKGFTQSSDLLTHQRVHTGERPFTCSVCEKGFTLVGNLLRHQRVHTGERPFICSVCRKGFTQHSSLLTHQRLHTGERPFTCSVCGKGFTQSSHLQSHQRDTRTTEKPWKCGDCGKGFSSPSELETHRRSHTGERPFTCSMCGKGFTDSSNLLTHQRVHTGERPFTCSVCGKRFTDSSNLLTHQRVHTGERPFTCSVCGKRFTDSSNLLTHQRVHTGERPFTCSVCGKRFTDSSNLLTHQQVHTGERPFTCSVCGKRFTQSSTLPRHQRVHK